Proteins encoded together in one Mus caroli chromosome 4, CAROLI_EIJ_v1.1, whole genome shotgun sequence window:
- the LOC110293695 gene encoding regulatory solute carrier protein family 1 member 1 isoform X1, with product MLLTVYCVRRDLSEVTFSLQVDADFELHNFRALCELESGIPAAESQIVYAERPLTDNHRSLASYGLKDGDVVILRQKENADPRPAVQFSNLPRIDFSSIAVPGTSNPQQRQLPRTQAQHSSPGEIASSPQGLDNPALLRDMLLANPHELSLLKERNPPLAEALLSGDLEKFSRVLVEQQQDRARREQERIRLFSADPFDLEAQAKIEEDIRQQNIEENMTIAMEEAPESFGQVAMLYINCRVNGHPVKAFVDSGAQMTIMSQACAERCNIMRLVDRRWAGIAKGVGTQKIIGRVHLAQVQIEGDFLACSFSILEEQPMDMLLGLDMLKRHQCSIDLKKNVLVIGTTGSQTTFLPEGELPECARLAYGTGREDIRPEDIADQELAEAIQKSAEDAEKSSKESTSLGMSSLPTSDGFDHPAPSGQSPEVGSPTSLPRSVSASVCAIKPGDPNSIESLAMEATKASAEFQTHSKKTDPPPLQAPPDLASSAEQSLAMPLHTSSKEAVVAGNLEKSVEKRTQGLRVYLHTRQDASLTLTTTGMHEPQIFVEEKSLYPENQTPSHVNGLQQHRETESVQREAGLQSAPRHQECLCDTEDLELQEEVVSLEALTKGELQRNAHLASAEKGLPAPGLCGCSCSEALMEVDTAEQSRVAMCSSTGRQDAVIKSPSVGHLASDNPTMEVETLQSNPSCEPVEHSILTRELQIPEDNVEMSTVDNKDDSSSSLLSGHGQPSVESAEEFCSSVTVALKELHELLVISCKPASEDSPEDITCQSEIGAESQPSVSDLTGRRVQSVHLTPSDQYSQGSCQQATSESGKPEIVGTAPCAAVEDEASTSFEGLGDGLSPGREGVRRSTESARKSCSVAITSAKLSEQLPCTSGVETEIAPELAAGEGVHSQPSEHVHNPGPDRPETSSVCPGAGLPLSGLDQTPTQSLSTPSVLPPFIFPAADVDRILGAGFTLQEALGALHRVGGNADLALLVLLAKNIVVPT from the exons ATTGTCTATGCAGAAAGACCTCTCACCGACAACCACAGGTCACTGGCTTCTTATGGTTTAAAAGATGGTGATGTTGTAATTCTACGACAGAAGGAGAATGCAGACCCTCGCCCTGCAGTGCAGTTCTCAA ACTTACCCCGGATTGACTTCAGTAGCATAGCTGTGCCTGGCACGTCAAACCCCCAACAGCGCCAGCTGCCCAGAACACAGGCTCAGCACTCATCTCCTGGGGAAATAGCATCATCTCCTCAAGGCTTAGACAACCCAGCCCTGCTCCGAGACATGCTGCTGGCCAATCCGCATGAGTTGTCCTTGCTGAAGGAGCGTAACCCACCCTTGGCGGAAGCTCTGCTCAGTGGCGATCTTG AGAAATTCTCTAGGGTCTTGGTGGAGCAGCAGCAGGACCGAGCCCGGAGAGAACAAGAACGGATTCGTCTGTTTTCTGCTGACCCCTTTGATCTCGAAGCTCAGGCAAAGATAGAAGAAGATATAAG GCAGCAGAACATCGAGGAGAACATGACGATAGCTATGGAGGAGGCCCCGGAGAGCTTCGGCCAGGTCGCCATGCTGTACATCAACTGCAGAGTGAACGGGCATCCTGTGAAAGCCTTTGTCGACTCAG gAGCCCAGATGACTATTATGAGCCAGGCCTGTGCAGAAAGGTGTAACATAATGAGGCTGGTAGATCGTCGGTGGGCTGGCATTGCCAAAGGAGTAGGCACACAGAAGATTATCGGAAGGGTGCATCTAG CTCAGGTTCAGATTGAAGGCGATTTTCTGGCGTGCTCCTTCTCgattctggaagaacagcctatGGACATGCTTCTGGGCCTGGACATGCTGAAACGGCACCAG TGTTCTATTGACTTGAAGAAGAATGTTCTGGTGATTGGCACCACGGGCTCACAGACCACCTTCCTTCCTGAGGGGGAGTTACCAGAGTGCGCTCGTTTGGCGTACGGAACCGGGCGAGAGGACATTCGGCCAGAGGACATTGCAGACCAAGAATTAGCAGAAGCCATTCAAAAATCAGCCGAGGATGCAG aGAAAAGCAGTAAAGAATCTACCTCACTGGGAATGTCATCATTGCCGACTTCAGATGGATTTGACCATCCTGCTCCTTCAGGGCAGAGTCCTGAGGTTGGTAGCCCAACGAGTCTCCCTCGCTCTGTTTCTGCTTCCGTCTGCGCCATCAAGCCCGGTGACCCCAATAGCATTGAATCTCTAGCTATGGAGGCTACGAAGGCTTCAGCTGAATTCCAGACACACTCTAAGAAAACAGACCCTCCTCCTCTGCAGGCTCCTCCTGACCTTGCTTCCTCAGCAGAGCAGAGTCTAGCCATGCCTTTGCATACGTCATCAAAAGAAGCAGTTGTTGCAGGTAATCTGGAGAAATCTGTTGAGAaaagaacccagggcctcagagTGTATCTCCACACAAGACAGGATGCTAGTTTAACTCTCACAACTACAGGGATGCATGAGCCACAGATATTTGTGGAGGAAAAGAGTTTGTATCCAGAAAATCAGACCCCAAGTCACGTGAACGGCCTTCAGCAGCACAGAGAAACCGAGAGTGTGCAGCGTGAGGCTGGACTGCAGAGTGCTCCACGGCACCAGGAGTGTCTTTGTGACACAGAAGACCTTGAGCTTCAGGAAGAAGTTGTCAGTTTGGAGGCTCTGACGAAAGGTGAGCTACAGAGAAACGCTCATCTTGCCAGTGCAGAGAAGGGTCTTCCAGCTCCAGGACTCTGTGGCTGCTCATGCTCAGAAGCCCTGATGGAAGTAGATACAGCTGAGCAGTCTCGGGTTGCTATGTGCAGCTCAACAGGCAGGCAGGATGCCGTCATCAAGAGCCCTAGTGTAGGACATCTCGCTTCAGATAATCCCACTATGGAAGTGGAGACATTACAGTCTAACCCCTCCTGTGAACCTGTGGAACATTCCATCTTGACTCGGGAATTGCAGATCCCAGAAGATAATGTTGAAATGTCTACAGTGGATAACAAAGATGACAGTTCCTCTTCCCTTCTAAGTGGCCATGGTCAGCCCTCTGTGGAATCAGCAGAAGAATTTTGTTCATCTGTCACAGTGGCCTTGAAAGAACTCCATGAGCTTTTGGTCATTAGCTGTAAGCCAGCTTCAGAAGATTCACCTGAGGATATTACCTGTCAGTCAGAGATAGGAGCTGAGAGCCAACCAAGTGTTTCAGACCTTACAGGAAGAAGGGTCCAAAGTGTGCATTTGACCCCTAGTGACCAGTACTCACAAGGCTCCTGTCAACAGGCCACCTCTGAATCAGGAAAGCCAGAAATCGTAGGAACTGCCCCTTGTGCTGCGGTAGAAGATGAAGCATCCACTAGCTTTGAAGGTCTGGGTGATGGCTTGTCACCTGGCCGAGAAGGTGTCCGCAGATCAACAGAGTCAGCCAGGAAGAGCTGTTCTGTCGCCATAACCTCAGCTAAACTGTCTGAGCAGTTGCCCTGCACCTCAGGGGTAGAAACAGAAATAGCACCTGAACTTGCAGCAGGTGAGGGTGTCCACAGTCAGCCTTCTGAGCATGTGCATAATCCAGGCCCAGACAGACCGGAGACCAGCAGTGTCTGCCCTGGAGCTGGGTTGCCCCTTAGTGGATTGGACCAAACTCCCACACAGTCCTTGTCCACCCCCTCCGTTCTTCCACCGTTCATCTTTCCTGCCGCAGATGTTGACAGGATTCTTGGTGCCGGCTTCACTCTGCAGGAAGCGCTCGGGGCTCTGCATCGAGTTGGTGGGAATGCAGACCTTGCCCTTCTTGTTTTGTTAGCAAAGAACATTGTAGTCCCAACATAA
- the LOC110293695 gene encoding regulatory solute carrier protein family 1 member 1 isoform X2 codes for MMHVVCVCCSWSGPGPEKSSKESTSLGMSSLPTSDGFDHPAPSGQSPEVGSPTSLPRSVSASVCAIKPGDPNSIESLAMEATKASAEFQTHSKKTDPPPLQAPPDLASSAEQSLAMPLHTSSKEAVVAGNLEKSVEKRTQGLRVYLHTRQDASLTLTTTGMHEPQIFVEEKSLYPENQTPSHVNGLQQHRETESVQREAGLQSAPRHQECLCDTEDLELQEEVVSLEALTKGELQRNAHLASAEKGLPAPGLCGCSCSEALMEVDTAEQSRVAMCSSTGRQDAVIKSPSVGHLASDNPTMEVETLQSNPSCEPVEHSILTRELQIPEDNVEMSTVDNKDDSSSSLLSGHGQPSVESAEEFCSSVTVALKELHELLVISCKPASEDSPEDITCQSEIGAESQPSVSDLTGRRVQSVHLTPSDQYSQGSCQQATSESGKPEIVGTAPCAAVEDEASTSFEGLGDGLSPGREGVRRSTESARKSCSVAITSAKLSEQLPCTSGVETEIAPELAAGEGVHSQPSEHVHNPGPDRPETSSVCPGAGLPLSGLDQTPTQSLSTPSVLPPFIFPAADVDRILGAGFTLQEALGALHRVGGNADLALLVLLAKNIVVPT; via the exons ATGatgcatgtagtgtgtgtgtgctgcagctGGAGTGGGCCCGGACCAG aGAAAAGCAGTAAAGAATCTACCTCACTGGGAATGTCATCATTGCCGACTTCAGATGGATTTGACCATCCTGCTCCTTCAGGGCAGAGTCCTGAGGTTGGTAGCCCAACGAGTCTCCCTCGCTCTGTTTCTGCTTCCGTCTGCGCCATCAAGCCCGGTGACCCCAATAGCATTGAATCTCTAGCTATGGAGGCTACGAAGGCTTCAGCTGAATTCCAGACACACTCTAAGAAAACAGACCCTCCTCCTCTGCAGGCTCCTCCTGACCTTGCTTCCTCAGCAGAGCAGAGTCTAGCCATGCCTTTGCATACGTCATCAAAAGAAGCAGTTGTTGCAGGTAATCTGGAGAAATCTGTTGAGAaaagaacccagggcctcagagTGTATCTCCACACAAGACAGGATGCTAGTTTAACTCTCACAACTACAGGGATGCATGAGCCACAGATATTTGTGGAGGAAAAGAGTTTGTATCCAGAAAATCAGACCCCAAGTCACGTGAACGGCCTTCAGCAGCACAGAGAAACCGAGAGTGTGCAGCGTGAGGCTGGACTGCAGAGTGCTCCACGGCACCAGGAGTGTCTTTGTGACACAGAAGACCTTGAGCTTCAGGAAGAAGTTGTCAGTTTGGAGGCTCTGACGAAAGGTGAGCTACAGAGAAACGCTCATCTTGCCAGTGCAGAGAAGGGTCTTCCAGCTCCAGGACTCTGTGGCTGCTCATGCTCAGAAGCCCTGATGGAAGTAGATACAGCTGAGCAGTCTCGGGTTGCTATGTGCAGCTCAACAGGCAGGCAGGATGCCGTCATCAAGAGCCCTAGTGTAGGACATCTCGCTTCAGATAATCCCACTATGGAAGTGGAGACATTACAGTCTAACCCCTCCTGTGAACCTGTGGAACATTCCATCTTGACTCGGGAATTGCAGATCCCAGAAGATAATGTTGAAATGTCTACAGTGGATAACAAAGATGACAGTTCCTCTTCCCTTCTAAGTGGCCATGGTCAGCCCTCTGTGGAATCAGCAGAAGAATTTTGTTCATCTGTCACAGTGGCCTTGAAAGAACTCCATGAGCTTTTGGTCATTAGCTGTAAGCCAGCTTCAGAAGATTCACCTGAGGATATTACCTGTCAGTCAGAGATAGGAGCTGAGAGCCAACCAAGTGTTTCAGACCTTACAGGAAGAAGGGTCCAAAGTGTGCATTTGACCCCTAGTGACCAGTACTCACAAGGCTCCTGTCAACAGGCCACCTCTGAATCAGGAAAGCCAGAAATCGTAGGAACTGCCCCTTGTGCTGCGGTAGAAGATGAAGCATCCACTAGCTTTGAAGGTCTGGGTGATGGCTTGTCACCTGGCCGAGAAGGTGTCCGCAGATCAACAGAGTCAGCCAGGAAGAGCTGTTCTGTCGCCATAACCTCAGCTAAACTGTCTGAGCAGTTGCCCTGCACCTCAGGGGTAGAAACAGAAATAGCACCTGAACTTGCAGCAGGTGAGGGTGTCCACAGTCAGCCTTCTGAGCATGTGCATAATCCAGGCCCAGACAGACCGGAGACCAGCAGTGTCTGCCCTGGAGCTGGGTTGCCCCTTAGTGGATTGGACCAAACTCCCACACAGTCCTTGTCCACCCCCTCCGTTCTTCCACCGTTCATCTTTCCTGCCGCAGATGTTGACAGGATTCTTGGTGCCGGCTTCACTCTGCAGGAAGCGCTCGGGGCTCTGCATCGAGTTGGTGGGAATGCAGACCTTGCCCTTCTTGTTTTGTTAGCAAAGAACATTGTAGTCCCAACATAA